In the Sinorhizobium arboris LMG 14919 genome, one interval contains:
- the glgC gene encoding glucose-1-phosphate adenylyltransferase, with product MVERRTQPLARDAMAYVLAGGRGSRLKELTDRRAKPAVYFGGKARIIDFALSNALNSGIRRIGVATQYKAHSLIRHLQRGWNFFRPERNESFDILPASQRVSETQWYEGTADAVYQNIDIIEDHGVEYMVILAGDHVYKMDYELMLQQHVDSGADVTVGCLEVPRMEATGFGVMHVDNEDRIIAFVEKPADPPGIPGNPEMALASMGIYVFHTKFLMDMLRRDAADPKSSRDFGKDIIPYIVEHGKAVAHRFTHSCVRSDFEREAYWRDVGTIDAYWQANIDLTHITPELDIYDSTWPIWTFSEIKPPAKFVHDDENRRGSATSSLVSGDCIISGAALNRSLLFTGVRVNSYSRLENAVVLPDVTIGRHSILRNVVIDSRVVIPEGLVVGDDPELDAKRFRRTENGVCLITQTMIDKLGM from the coding sequence ATGGTGGAAAGACGTACGCAGCCCCTGGCCCGTGATGCTATGGCCTACGTTCTCGCCGGCGGCCGCGGCAGCCGGCTCAAGGAACTGACCGACCGGCGTGCGAAACCGGCAGTCTATTTCGGCGGAAAGGCGCGTATCATAGACTTCGCGCTCTCCAATGCGCTGAATTCCGGCATCCGTCGCATCGGCGTCGCCACGCAGTACAAGGCCCACTCGCTGATCCGGCATCTCCAGCGCGGCTGGAACTTCTTCCGGCCGGAGCGCAATGAGAGCTTCGACATCCTGCCGGCCAGCCAGCGCGTCTCCGAAACGCAATGGTATGAAGGCACCGCCGATGCGGTCTATCAGAACATCGACATCATCGAGGACCACGGCGTCGAATACATGGTGATCCTCGCAGGCGACCACGTCTACAAGATGGATTACGAACTGATGCTGCAGCAGCACGTCGATTCGGGTGCCGACGTAACGGTAGGCTGCCTGGAGGTGCCGCGCATGGAGGCGACGGGCTTCGGCGTCATGCATGTCGACAATGAGGACCGGATCATCGCCTTCGTCGAGAAACCGGCCGATCCGCCGGGCATTCCGGGCAACCCGGAGATGGCACTCGCCTCCATGGGTATCTACGTGTTCCACACGAAGTTCCTGATGGACATGCTGCGCCGGGACGCCGCCGATCCGAAGTCGAGCCGCGACTTCGGCAAGGACATCATTCCCTACATCGTCGAACACGGCAAAGCGGTGGCCCACCGCTTCACCCATTCCTGCGTCCGGTCCGACTTCGAACGCGAGGCCTATTGGCGCGACGTCGGCACTATCGATGCCTACTGGCAGGCAAACATCGATCTCACCCATATCACGCCCGAGCTCGACATCTACGACAGCACCTGGCCGATCTGGACCTTTTCCGAAATCAAGCCGCCGGCCAAATTCGTCCATGACGACGAAAATCGCCGCGGTTCGGCCACGTCTTCGCTCGTCTCCGGCGATTGCATCATCTCGGGTGCCGCGCTCAACAGGAGTCTGCTCTTCACCGGCGTCAGGGTGAATTCATACTCCAGACTCGAAAATGCCGTAGTTCTCCCCGACGTGACGATCGGGCGGCATTCGATTCTGCGCAACGTGGTCATCGACAGCCGCGTCGTCATTCCGGAGGGCCTGGTCGTCGGCGACGATCCGGAGCTCGACGCGAAACGCTTCCGACGCACGGAAAACGGGGTTTGCCTGATTACGCAAACGATGATCGACAAGCTGGGAATGTAG
- the glgA gene encoding glycogen synthase GlgA: MNILSVASEVYPLVKTGGLADVVGALPSALLPHGVRTRTLVPGYPSVLQKLKKKKSAGRFGNLFGHPATVLSAEVNGLDLLVLDQPALYARDGGPYLDSTGRDYPDNFRRFAALSLAAAEIAGNGVLPDWKPDIVHVHDWQTALTPVYMRFGPAPAMPTVMTIHNIAFQGQFGASVFPELALPPDAFSTEFVEYYGDVGFLKGGLQTASAITTVSPSYAQEILTPEFGMGLDGLLSSRIADLRGIVNGIDGDIWDPQTDPHIPAHYGPGTLKRRAGNRKALEERFGLEKGPGPIFCVISRLTWQKGMDLVAEAADDIVALGGKLVVLGSGEPALEGALMAAASRHRGHIGMVTGYDEPLSHLMQAGADAILIPSRFEPCGLTQLYGLRYGCVPVVARTGGLTDTIIDANEAALSAKCATGFHFLPVTVDGLRLAIRRVMRTYNEPKLWARLQNQGMKSDVSWAKSAERYVSLYSALLAKG, from the coding sequence ATGAACATCCTGTCAGTTGCGTCCGAAGTCTACCCGCTGGTGAAGACGGGGGGGCTCGCCGATGTCGTCGGCGCGCTGCCTTCCGCACTTCTCCCGCATGGAGTGCGGACGCGCACGCTGGTTCCCGGCTACCCCTCCGTGTTGCAGAAGCTGAAGAAGAAGAAATCGGCCGGCCGCTTCGGCAATCTCTTCGGCCATCCTGCTACGGTGCTTTCCGCCGAGGTCAACGGACTGGACCTGCTCGTCCTGGACCAGCCCGCTCTCTATGCCCGGGACGGCGGACCTTATCTCGATTCGACCGGGCGGGATTATCCGGACAATTTCCGGCGCTTCGCCGCACTCTCGCTGGCGGCGGCCGAGATTGCAGGGAACGGCGTTCTCCCCGATTGGAAGCCGGACATCGTTCACGTTCATGACTGGCAGACGGCGCTCACTCCCGTCTATATGCGCTTCGGCCCGGCGCCGGCCATGCCCACGGTGATGACGATCCACAACATCGCCTTCCAAGGTCAGTTCGGCGCCTCGGTGTTCCCCGAACTGGCGCTGCCACCGGATGCCTTCTCCACCGAGTTCGTCGAGTATTATGGCGATGTCGGCTTCCTCAAGGGCGGCCTGCAGACGGCAAGCGCAATTACGACGGTCAGCCCCTCATATGCGCAGGAGATCCTGACGCCCGAATTCGGCATGGGGCTGGACGGGCTCCTTTCGAGCCGCATCGCGGATCTGAGGGGAATCGTCAACGGCATCGACGGAGATATCTGGGACCCACAGACGGATCCGCATATTCCGGCGCATTACGGTCCCGGAACGCTCAAGCGGCGCGCCGGCAACCGCAAGGCGCTCGAAGAGCGTTTCGGCCTGGAGAAAGGCCCGGGACCGATCTTCTGCGTCATCAGCCGTCTCACCTGGCAGAAAGGCATGGATCTCGTCGCCGAAGCGGCCGACGATATCGTGGCGCTTGGCGGCAAACTCGTCGTGCTCGGTTCGGGTGAGCCGGCGCTCGAAGGCGCGCTTATGGCAGCCGCCTCGCGTCACCGCGGACATATCGGCATGGTGACCGGATATGATGAACCGCTGTCGCATCTCATGCAGGCAGGCGCCGATGCGATCCTCATTCCGTCGCGTTTCGAACCCTGCGGCCTGACGCAGCTCTACGGCCTGCGCTATGGTTGCGTTCCGGTCGTGGCCCGCACCGGCGGTCTCACCGACACCATCATCGACGCCAACGAGGCGGCGCTGTCGGCGAAGTGCGCCACCGGCTTTCACTTCCTCCCGGTTACCGTCGACGGGCTCAGGCTTGCGATCCGGCGCGTCATGCGCACATACAATGAGCCGAAGCTTTGGGCACGCCTGCAGAACCAGGGCATGAAGTCAGACGTTTCCTGGGCCAAAAGCGCGGAACGCTACGTCTCGCTTTATTCCGCTCTTCTCGCGAAAGGCTAA
- a CDS encoding alpha-D-glucose phosphate-specific phosphoglucomutase, with product MIRTISTNPYGDQKPGTSGLRKKVPVFQQKNYAENFIQSIFDSLEDFQGQTLVIGGDGRYYNREVIQKAVKMAAANGFGRVLVGRGGILSTPAASNVIRKYQAFGGIVLSASHNPGGPTEDFGIKYNVGNGGPAPEKVTDAIFARSKAIDSYRITDAPDVNLDVEGNQQVEDMTVTVIDPVADYAELMESLFDFDAIRKLIAGGFRVVFDAMSAVTGPYAKEIIEKRLGAPKGSVMNFIPLPDFGGHHPDPNLVHARALYETMMAPDAPDFGAASDGDGDRNLIIGKGIFVTPSDSLAMLAANAHLAPGYAGGLAGIARSMPTSGAADRVAEKLGIGIYETPTGWKFFGNLLDEGLATICGEESAGTGSNHVREKDGLWAVLLWLNILAARKESALEIARKHWTTYGRNYYSRHDYEEVDTDAANGLVAALRDKLAALPGKSFGALTVEAADDFSYHDPVDKSVSSNQGIRILFEGGSRVVYRLSGTGTSGATLRVYIERYEPDPSRHDLDTQEALADLIAVADEIAEIKARTGRDRPSVVT from the coding sequence ATGATAAGAACCATCTCGACCAACCCCTATGGGGATCAGAAACCCGGCACTTCGGGCCTTCGCAAGAAAGTCCCGGTCTTCCAGCAGAAGAATTATGCCGAGAATTTCATCCAGTCGATTTTCGACTCGCTCGAGGACTTCCAGGGCCAGACGCTGGTGATCGGCGGCGACGGCCGCTACTACAACCGCGAGGTCATCCAGAAGGCCGTGAAGATGGCGGCGGCGAACGGCTTCGGCCGCGTGCTCGTCGGCCGTGGCGGCATTCTGTCGACGCCTGCCGCCTCCAACGTCATCCGCAAATACCAGGCCTTCGGCGGCATCGTGCTCTCGGCAAGCCACAACCCCGGCGGCCCGACCGAGGATTTCGGCATCAAGTACAACGTCGGCAATGGCGGCCCGGCTCCCGAGAAGGTGACGGATGCGATCTTCGCCCGCAGCAAGGCGATCGACAGCTACAGGATCACCGATGCGCCGGACGTCAATCTCGACGTGGAAGGCAACCAGCAGGTCGAGGACATGACGGTGACCGTCATCGATCCGGTCGCCGACTATGCCGAATTGATGGAGAGCCTCTTCGACTTCGATGCGATCCGCAAGCTCATCGCCGGCGGCTTCCGCGTCGTCTTCGACGCGATGAGCGCGGTCACCGGGCCCTATGCCAAAGAGATCATCGAGAAACGGCTCGGCGCCCCCAAGGGCTCGGTCATGAACTTCATACCGCTGCCCGATTTCGGCGGCCATCATCCGGACCCCAACCTCGTCCACGCCCGCGCGCTCTACGAGACGATGATGGCGCCGGACGCGCCCGATTTCGGCGCCGCGTCCGACGGCGACGGCGACCGGAACTTGATCATCGGCAAGGGCATCTTCGTCACGCCGTCCGACAGCCTTGCCATGCTCGCCGCCAACGCGCATCTGGCGCCGGGCTACGCCGGGGGGCTTGCCGGGATCGCGCGCTCCATGCCGACGAGCGGCGCCGCCGACCGTGTCGCCGAGAAGCTTGGCATCGGCATCTATGAGACGCCGACCGGCTGGAAGTTCTTCGGCAACCTGCTCGACGAAGGATTGGCGACGATCTGCGGCGAGGAAAGCGCAGGCACCGGATCGAACCACGTGCGGGAGAAGGACGGGCTCTGGGCCGTGCTGCTCTGGCTCAACATTCTCGCCGCGCGCAAGGAAAGCGCACTCGAGATCGCCCGCAAGCACTGGACGACCTACGGCCGCAACTATTATTCCCGCCATGATTACGAAGAGGTCGACACCGATGCGGCGAACGGCCTGGTTGCCGCGCTTCGCGACAAGCTCGCCGCTCTGCCCGGCAAGAGCTTCGGCGCGCTCACGGTCGAGGCGGCCGACGATTTTTCCTATCACGATCCGGTCGACAAGTCGGTCAGCAGCAACCAGGGCATCCGCATCCTCTTCGAGGGCGGATCGCGCGTCGTCTACCGCCTGTCGGGCACGGGGACGTCGGGTGCGACGCTGCGCGTCTATATCGAACGCTACGAGCCGGATCCGTCACGCCACGACCTCGACACGCAGGAAGCGCTTGCCGATCTGATCGCCGTTGCCGACGAGATCGCCGAGATCAAGGCGCGTACTGGCCGCGATCGACCGAGCGTCGTCACCTGA
- the glgX gene encoding glycogen debranching protein GlgX, with product MPTTGIPPLGVTRTPDGTQFAVWSHNAARIDLCLFDGSGDKELRRLPMQRAGDVHSITLPDIADGTRYGLRADGVYSPDHGLWFDPSKLLVDPYAVELDRPFRHDARLTRFGEETADLVPKAIVTEVKPVVPKRPLFASGAFIYEVAVKPFTILHPGVPEEKRGTVAALAEPVIIDHLASLGVSAVELMPIVAWVDERHLPALGLHNGWGYNPIAPMALDPRLVPGGVEELRKTVDALHKAGIGVILDLVFNHSGESDRFGTTLSMRGLDNLTYYRHATDRPGELINDTGCGNTIACDQPVVRALILDSLRHFVLAAGVDGFRFDLASILGRDMGGFHRDAALFSAISADPILCDRVLVAEPWDTGPGGYQLGNFPHPFLEWNDRARDDIRRYWRGDRHAVGALATALAGSSDSFSRWGETATRSLNFIAAHDGFTLMDLVSYARKHNEANGEGNRDGHDENFSWNNGAEGAIGDPEIAALRQRDVMALLGTLFASRGAIMVTAGDEGGHSQGGNNNAYAQDNAVTWLDWSKFDHTLVEHAARLSAMRRRFSVFGETAFFTGSGDIAWLRLDGKPLTVEDWEHPATDNLVMMLATEDRRQKRSTRLAVVINRSHAPHPFRLPASLDGEWRDALSDAPAPASASARSVTFLIEFF from the coding sequence ATGCCGACGACCGGAATTCCACCTCTCGGCGTGACGCGCACACCCGACGGGACGCAATTTGCGGTCTGGTCTCACAATGCCGCGCGCATCGATCTCTGCCTCTTCGACGGGTCGGGCGACAAGGAACTGCGCCGTCTGCCGATGCAGCGCGCGGGCGATGTCCACAGCATCACTCTGCCCGACATAGCTGACGGCACCCGCTACGGGCTGCGCGCGGACGGGGTATACTCGCCCGACCACGGACTTTGGTTCGACCCGTCGAAACTGCTGGTCGACCCCTATGCGGTAGAACTCGACAGGCCATTTCGCCATGACGCGCGGTTGACCCGATTCGGCGAGGAGACGGCGGACCTCGTGCCGAAAGCCATCGTGACCGAGGTGAAACCCGTAGTGCCGAAGCGTCCTCTGTTTGCATCGGGGGCGTTCATCTACGAGGTTGCGGTCAAGCCGTTCACCATCCTTCACCCCGGCGTGCCGGAAGAGAAGCGCGGCACGGTGGCTGCTCTCGCCGAACCCGTCATCATCGATCATCTCGCGAGCCTCGGCGTTTCCGCGGTCGAACTCATGCCGATCGTCGCCTGGGTCGATGAGCGGCACCTGCCTGCGCTCGGCCTCCATAACGGCTGGGGTTATAATCCGATCGCACCGATGGCGCTCGATCCACGCCTCGTGCCCGGCGGCGTCGAGGAACTGCGCAAAACCGTGGACGCCCTGCACAAGGCAGGCATCGGAGTCATCCTCGATCTGGTCTTCAACCACTCCGGCGAGAGCGATCGCTTCGGCACCACGCTTTCGATGCGCGGGCTCGACAACCTGACCTATTATCGCCATGCGACGGACCGGCCGGGCGAGCTCATCAACGACACCGGCTGTGGCAACACGATCGCCTGCGACCAACCGGTGGTTCGGGCCCTGATCCTCGACAGCCTGCGACATTTCGTGCTCGCCGCCGGCGTCGACGGTTTCCGCTTCGACCTCGCCTCGATCCTAGGCCGTGACATGGGCGGTTTCCACCGCGACGCGGCGCTTTTCTCGGCGATCTCCGCCGATCCCATCCTTTGCGACCGCGTGCTCGTCGCCGAGCCCTGGGACACCGGTCCCGGCGGGTACCAGCTCGGCAATTTCCCTCATCCATTCCTCGAATGGAACGACCGTGCCCGCGACGACATCCGCCGCTACTGGCGCGGCGACCGGCACGCTGTCGGCGCGCTTGCGACCGCGCTCGCCGGCTCCTCGGACAGTTTTTCGCGATGGGGCGAGACGGCCACGCGCAGCCTGAACTTCATCGCCGCCCATGACGGCTTCACGCTGATGGATCTCGTCTCCTACGCCCGAAAGCACAATGAGGCGAATGGCGAAGGCAATCGAGACGGCCACGACGAGAACTTTTCGTGGAACAATGGCGCCGAGGGCGCTATCGGCGATCCGGAGATCGCCGCCTTGCGGCAACGTGATGTCATGGCACTGCTCGGCACGCTCTTCGCCTCGCGCGGCGCAATCATGGTGACGGCCGGCGATGAAGGCGGACACAGCCAGGGCGGCAACAACAATGCCTATGCGCAGGACAATGCGGTGACCTGGCTCGACTGGAGCAAATTCGACCATACGCTCGTCGAGCACGCCGCCCGGCTCTCCGCCATGCGCCGGCGCTTTTCCGTCTTTGGCGAGACCGCGTTCTTCACGGGCAGCGGCGACATCGCCTGGTTGCGCCTCGACGGAAAACCGCTGACCGTGGAGGATTGGGAGCACCCCGCAACCGACAATCTCGTCATGATGCTGGCGACCGAAGATCGCCGACAGAAGCGCTCGACCCGACTTGCCGTTGTTATCAATCGCAGCCACGCTCCGCACCCGTTCCGCCTGCCTGCGAGCCTCGACGGCGAATGGCGCGACGCTCTCTCGGACGCGCCTGCGCCAGCATCCGCATCGGCCCGTTCGGTCACCTTCCTCATCGAGTTTTTTTAA
- a CDS encoding MaoC family dehydratase, with protein sequence MPQDISLSDIKDLIGKELGVSDWITVTQTTIDRFAEATSDFQFIHTDPTRAAAETPFGGTIAHGFLSLSLLSAMNYNCLPKIREQTMGINYGFEKVRFVAPVKSGARVRGRFTMADARFRGAGMLMITYDVTVEIEGERKPALTAIWQTIIQFDPKDRPADV encoded by the coding sequence ATGCCGCAGGATATTTCACTTTCCGATATCAAGGATCTGATCGGCAAGGAGCTCGGCGTCTCCGACTGGATCACCGTGACGCAGACTACGATCGACCGTTTTGCCGAGGCGACGAGTGACTTCCAGTTTATCCACACCGATCCGACGCGGGCCGCGGCGGAGACGCCTTTCGGCGGCACCATTGCGCATGGATTTCTCTCGCTGTCACTGCTTTCGGCGATGAATTACAATTGTCTGCCCAAGATCCGCGAACAGACAATGGGCATCAATTACGGATTCGAAAAGGTGCGTTTCGTGGCGCCGGTCAAGAGCGGCGCGCGCGTGCGCGGCCGCTTCACCATGGCGGACGCACGCTTCCGCGGGGCCGGAATGCTGATGATCACCTATGACGTCACGGTCGAGATCGAAGGCGAAAGAAAGCCTGCCCTGACCGCCATCTGGCAGACAATCATCCAGTTCGATCCGAAGGACCGGCCGGCCGATGTCTGA
- a CDS encoding DUF2332 domain-containing protein gives MSEGSAGEARIRDAFRGQAKSCDALGSPFTARLCRLVADRLDASSPVGEQILGWRGDPTSKGDSVALRLAGALHALVLSGRSSDLHACYPPNRTSEDSLWRAISRAMRQETDFILGRLTSAPQTNEVRRSAALLPGFITVAQLFGKPLVLSEVGASAGLNLHWDRYGYVLPNSRWGDEASAVTIAAEWSGATPPLRAVEVIDRAGCDINPLYPADEEDRLRLLSYVWADQQDRIERTRRALDLAAEGGSLVERADAIDWLKRRLARKYPGAAHVIYHSIAWQYLPEAARREGEALIAAAGAAATDDAPLARLQMEADGRTPGAALMLQIWPKGDRQLVGRADFHGRWVEWQGWPASD, from the coding sequence ATGTCTGAGGGGTCGGCGGGCGAGGCACGCATTCGCGACGCCTTCCGCGGCCAGGCGAAGTCCTGTGACGCGCTGGGCTCGCCATTTACCGCCCGGCTTTGCCGCCTTGTGGCCGACCGGCTGGATGCAAGCTCGCCGGTCGGCGAGCAGATTCTCGGCTGGCGCGGCGATCCGACCTCCAAGGGCGATTCTGTCGCGCTTCGTCTTGCCGGTGCCCTGCATGCCCTGGTTCTCTCCGGCCGCAGCTCGGATCTCCATGCGTGCTACCCGCCGAATCGCACGAGCGAGGATTCGCTCTGGAGGGCGATCAGCCGGGCAATGCGACAGGAGACCGATTTCATCCTCGGCCGTCTCACCTCCGCGCCGCAGACTAACGAAGTGCGCCGCTCCGCCGCGCTGCTTCCCGGTTTCATCACCGTGGCCCAGCTTTTCGGAAAGCCCCTCGTTCTATCAGAGGTCGGGGCCAGCGCCGGTTTGAACCTTCACTGGGACCGCTACGGCTATGTCCTACCGAACAGCCGCTGGGGCGATGAAGCCAGCGCGGTGACCATTGCCGCCGAGTGGTCCGGAGCGACGCCGCCTCTGAGAGCCGTCGAGGTCATCGACCGCGCCGGCTGCGACATCAATCCGCTCTATCCGGCGGATGAGGAAGATCGGCTGCGGCTTCTCTCCTATGTCTGGGCCGACCAGCAGGACAGGATAGAACGCACGCGACGAGCGCTGGATTTGGCCGCCGAGGGCGGCAGCCTCGTAGAGCGAGCGGACGCGATCGACTGGTTGAAGAGGCGGCTGGCGCGCAAATACCCGGGCGCTGCCCACGTCATCTATCACTCGATCGCCTGGCAATACCTGCCGGAAGCCGCGCGCCGAGAGGGCGAGGCCCTGATCGCCGCCGCCGGGGCGGCCGCAACCGATGACGCTCCCCTTGCACGACTGCAAATGGAAGCCGACGGCCGCACGCCGGGTGCAGCGCTGATGCTGCAGATCTGGCCGAAGGGCGACCGGCAACTCGTCGGCCGTGCCGATTTTCACGGGCGCTGGGTTGAGTGGCAGGGATGGCCGGCGAGCGACTGA
- a CDS encoding zinc-dependent alcohol dehydrogenase family protein — MKTRAAVLRTSPVDRPYAHTRPLSIETIDLDPPGPGELLVKIGAAGLCHSDLSVINGDRPRPVPMALGHEAAGIVEAVGSGVRDLVPGDRVVMSFMPSCGHCPPCSEGRPALCVPGAEANGKGTLLSGERRLSCEGDPVNHHLGVSGFADYTVVSRRSAVKIEADLPMVEAALFGCAVLTGVGAVVNTCRVRPGESVAVVGLGGVGLAALLGAVAAGAERIVAVDLADEKLKLARSLGATDTFLAADPDAAENIRLATRGGVDHAVEAAGSVKAFELAYRITRRGGLSVSAGLAHPSSQISIPAVSLVAEERGVRGSYMGSCVPARDIPRFIALYERGRLPVDRLLSSTGPLEEINAAFDLLDQGRVIRHVITF; from the coding sequence TTGAAGACGCGCGCGGCGGTGCTAAGGACGTCACCGGTCGACAGACCCTATGCCCATACGAGGCCGCTCTCGATCGAAACGATCGATCTCGATCCGCCGGGGCCGGGTGAGTTGCTGGTGAAGATCGGCGCGGCGGGGCTTTGCCACTCCGACCTGTCCGTCATCAACGGCGACAGGCCGCGGCCGGTGCCGATGGCGCTCGGGCACGAGGCCGCGGGCATTGTGGAGGCGGTCGGAAGCGGCGTTCGCGACCTCGTCCCGGGAGACCGGGTGGTGATGAGCTTCATGCCGAGCTGCGGCCATTGCCCTCCCTGCTCGGAAGGACGGCCGGCCCTTTGCGTTCCAGGAGCGGAAGCAAACGGCAAGGGCACCCTGCTTTCGGGCGAGCGCCGGCTCTCTTGCGAGGGGGATCCCGTCAATCACCATCTCGGCGTCTCCGGATTTGCCGACTACACCGTGGTCTCGCGCCGTTCCGCAGTGAAGATCGAGGCAGATCTGCCGATGGTGGAGGCGGCGCTGTTCGGCTGTGCCGTGCTGACCGGCGTCGGTGCGGTCGTCAACACGTGCCGGGTACGGCCGGGCGAATCCGTTGCCGTCGTCGGGTTGGGCGGGGTAGGGCTGGCGGCCCTTCTCGGCGCCGTCGCCGCCGGCGCCGAACGCATCGTCGCGGTCGATCTCGCGGATGAGAAGCTGAAGCTCGCCCGTTCTCTCGGCGCGACCGACACCTTCCTCGCAGCCGATCCGGACGCGGCCGAGAATATCCGCCTGGCGACCCGCGGCGGTGTCGATCACGCGGTCGAGGCGGCGGGCTCGGTCAAAGCCTTCGAACTTGCCTATCGAATCACGCGGCGAGGGGGGCTGTCGGTCTCCGCCGGCCTCGCCCATCCTTCGAGCCAGATCTCCATCCCCGCGGTGAGTCTCGTGGCTGAAGAGCGCGGCGTGCGCGGCAGTTACATGGGAAGCTGCGTGCCGGCCCGCGATATACCGCGCTTCATCGCTCTCTACGAACGCGGCAGGCTTCCGGTCGACCGGCTGCTTTCGAGCACCGGACCGCTGGAGGAAATCAACGCGGCCTTCGATCTCCTCGACCAAGGCCGGGTGATCCGCCACGTCATCACGTTCTGA
- a CDS encoding sarcosine oxidase subunit gamma: MADQAIAIRKAPLAGRRGGSPAAILTPAEPASRISLRAGADAVSALSSALGVTIPVRPKTSASTGRRHVLWLGPDEWLVIDEDGADLTAAAASSGAVHSAVDVSHRNTAIIVSGPGAEAAINSGCPQDLSLSIFPVGACSRTIFGKAEIVLFRTAEDTFRVECWRSFSPFVFGLLAEGAEDAGH; encoded by the coding sequence ATGGCTGACCAGGCAATCGCTATCCGCAAAGCTCCGCTTGCCGGCCGCCGTGGCGGCTCGCCGGCGGCAATCCTGACGCCGGCGGAGCCGGCGTCGCGCATATCGCTGCGCGCCGGGGCCGATGCCGTATCCGCGCTCTCGTCGGCGCTCGGCGTGACCATTCCCGTGCGGCCCAAGACTTCCGCCTCGACGGGCAGGCGCCATGTGCTCTGGCTCGGTCCCGATGAGTGGCTGGTGATCGACGAGGACGGCGCCGACCTGACGGCGGCGGCCGCATCGAGCGGAGCCGTGCACTCGGCCGTCGACGTTTCGCACCGGAATACGGCCATCATCGTCAGCGGACCGGGTGCGGAAGCGGCAATCAACAGCGGTTGCCCTCAGGATTTGTCGCTCTCGATTTTTCCCGTCGGGGCCTGCTCGCGCACGATCTTCGGCAAGGCGGAAATCGTTCTGTTCCGAACCGCCGAGGATACTTTCCGCGTCGAGTGCTGGCGGTCGTTCTCGCCATTCGTCTTCGGCCTGTTGGCCGAAGGCGCGGAAGACGCGGGGCACTGA